The proteins below are encoded in one region of Vibrio sp. ED004:
- the nrdR gene encoding transcriptional regulator NrdR, whose amino-acid sequence MHCPFCSENDTKVIDSRLVADGHQVRRRRQCLACSERFTTFESAELVMPKVIKSNGNREPFNEDKMVGGVQRALEKRPVSADAIELAISTIKSQLRATGEREVPSEMIGNLVMGQLKVLDKVAYIRFASVYRSFEDIREFGEEIAKLED is encoded by the coding sequence ATGCATTGTCCTTTTTGTTCAGAGAACGACACTAAAGTAATCGATTCAAGACTGGTAGCCGATGGTCATCAGGTTCGTCGTCGCCGTCAATGCCTTGCATGTAGTGAACGTTTTACGACGTTCGAATCGGCAGAACTTGTGATGCCTAAAGTCATAAAGTCGAATGGAAACCGCGAACCATTTAATGAAGATAAAATGGTCGGTGGTGTACAGCGCGCCCTAGAAAAACGCCCAGTGAGTGCTGATGCCATTGAACTTGCGATCAGTACGATTAAGTCACAACTCCGTGCAACTGGTGAGCGTGAAGTACCAAGCGAGATGATTGGTAATCTTGTTATGGGTCAATTGAAAGTATTGGATAAAGTGGCGTACATCCGTTTTGCCTCTGTTTACCGCAGCTTTGAAGACATCCGAGAGTTTGGCGAAGAAATCGCTAAATTAGAGGACTAA
- a CDS encoding glutamate-5-semialdehyde dehydrogenase: MDLTNMGIAAKDAAFHLATASTAQKNKALAIIADELEANAATILEANAKDIELGREAGLTDALLDRLSLNEERLTGIANDVRNVISLNDPVGSEIDSKVLENGMSLSRRRVPLGVVGVIYEARPNVTIDIAALCLKTGNASILRGGKETFFSNMELVKVIQSALEKAELPAASVQYIEKPDRELVSQLLKLDDYVDMIIPRGGAGLHKMCKENSTIPVIIGGFGISHIFVDESADLEKSVDVVENSKVQRPSACNSLDTLLVHEAVAEAFLAQLTQRLAGKVTLVSDASAKSLLAGFEDQRDAVEGDFDTEWLSYTLGVKVVANVAEAIDHMRIHNASHSDAIMTNSLESSERFINSVGSAAVYVNASTRFTDGAQFGLGAEVAVSTQKLHARGPMGLEELASYKWVGKANYLVRG; the protein is encoded by the coding sequence ATGGATTTAACTAACATGGGTATCGCAGCAAAAGATGCTGCTTTCCACCTAGCGACCGCATCTACGGCGCAAAAGAATAAAGCATTGGCGATCATCGCTGATGAGCTAGAAGCCAACGCAGCAACGATTTTAGAAGCGAACGCGAAAGACATCGAATTAGGCCGAGAAGCAGGTCTAACTGATGCACTGCTTGATCGTCTATCGTTGAACGAAGAGCGTCTAACGGGTATCGCTAACGATGTACGTAACGTGATTAGCCTGAATGATCCAGTCGGCAGCGAGATTGACAGCAAGGTACTGGAAAACGGTATGTCATTGTCTCGTCGTCGTGTACCACTTGGCGTGGTGGGTGTTATTTATGAAGCGCGTCCGAACGTAACTATCGATATTGCGGCTCTGTGTTTGAAAACAGGTAACGCAAGCATCCTACGCGGCGGCAAAGAGACATTCTTCTCAAACATGGAGCTGGTTAAAGTCATCCAGTCTGCATTAGAGAAAGCGGAACTTCCTGCCGCTTCAGTTCAATATATCGAAAAACCTGATCGTGAATTAGTCTCTCAACTGCTTAAGTTGGATGATTACGTGGATATGATCATTCCTCGTGGTGGCGCTGGCCTGCACAAGATGTGTAAAGAGAACAGCACCATTCCAGTGATCATTGGTGGTTTTGGTATCAGCCATATCTTTGTTGATGAAAGCGCTGATCTTGAGAAGTCTGTTGATGTGGTTGAAAACTCTAAAGTACAACGCCCATCTGCGTGTAACTCGTTAGATACATTGCTAGTGCATGAAGCGGTTGCTGAAGCTTTCTTAGCTCAGCTAACACAGCGTTTAGCAGGCAAGGTAACCTTGGTTAGCGATGCTAGTGCAAAATCTCTGCTAGCAGGTTTTGAAGACCAACGTGATGCAGTTGAAGGCGACTTTGACACTGAATGGCTAAGCTACACGTTAGGTGTGAAAGTAGTCGCTAATGTGGCAGAAGCGATTGACCACATGCGCATACACAATGCGAGCCACTCAGATGCGATTATGACGAATAGTCTAGAGAGCTCAGAGCGCTTTATTAACTCAGTCGGCTCAGCTGCAGTCTATGTGAATGCATCAACACGATTCACCGATGGCGCACAGTTTGGTTTAGGCGCTGAAGTCGCAGTATCTACCCAGAAACTGCATGCTCGTGGTCCAATGGGCTTAGAAGAACTGGCAAGTTACAAATGGGTGGGCAAAGCGAACTATTTGGTTCGTGGTTAA
- the proB gene encoding glutamate 5-kinase, translating to MLKHHLLFVLSIKDFMTTNHQSGTTTQRKTVVVKLGTSVLTGGTLALDRAHMVELVRQCAELKKQGHSVVMVSSGAIAAGREHLGYPALPNSMASKQLLAAVGQSQLIQVWESLFAIYGLKIGQMLLTRADLDDRERFLNARDTINALVEHDIIPVVNENDAVATNEIKVGDNDNLSALVGILCGADKLLLLTDQKGLFTADPRKDPNAELIKEVKTIDDTLRKIAGGSGTTLGTGGMATKLQAADIARRAGIEVIIAAGSAENVVFDSLSDSPQGTRFLPLAEALENRKRWILAGPASAGDIVVDDGAVNAVNTKGSSLLAKGVVRVKGEFSRGEVTQVTDSKGKVVARGIASYSSQDLAKIAGKHSKDIGDILGYDYGSEVIHRDDLVVIQE from the coding sequence TTGCTAAAACATCACCTCTTATTTGTTTTATCCATAAAAGACTTCATGACAACAAATCATCAAAGCGGGACAACAACACAGCGTAAAACTGTCGTTGTTAAACTGGGTACCAGTGTCTTAACTGGTGGAACATTGGCATTAGATCGTGCTCACATGGTTGAGCTGGTTCGTCAGTGTGCTGAATTAAAAAAACAAGGCCACTCTGTGGTTATGGTTTCGTCTGGCGCAATTGCTGCGGGACGTGAACACCTTGGTTACCCCGCACTTCCCAACTCAATGGCGAGCAAACAGTTGCTTGCGGCAGTTGGGCAAAGCCAGTTGATTCAGGTTTGGGAGTCTTTGTTTGCTATCTATGGCCTTAAGATTGGCCAAATGCTACTGACTCGTGCTGATCTTGATGATCGCGAGCGTTTTCTGAATGCACGTGACACGATCAACGCACTCGTTGAACATGATATTATTCCTGTAGTAAACGAAAACGACGCAGTAGCCACCAACGAAATTAAAGTGGGCGACAACGATAACTTGTCGGCACTGGTTGGTATTTTATGCGGCGCTGATAAGCTTTTGCTATTAACCGACCAAAAAGGCCTGTTTACGGCTGACCCTCGCAAAGATCCAAACGCTGAACTCATAAAAGAAGTAAAAACCATTGATGACACACTGCGTAAGATCGCAGGCGGCAGTGGTACTACGTTAGGTACCGGCGGCATGGCGACAAAACTGCAGGCAGCTGATATTGCTCGTCGTGCGGGTATTGAAGTGATCATTGCAGCAGGCAGTGCTGAAAATGTGGTGTTTGACTCATTGAGTGATAGCCCACAAGGCACGCGGTTCTTACCTTTAGCGGAAGCGCTTGAAAACCGTAAACGCTGGATTTTAGCGGGCCCAGCTTCAGCTGGTGACATCGTGGTTGATGATGGCGCAGTCAATGCCGTTAACACCAAAGGCAGCAGCTTGTTAGCAAAAGGGGTTGTTCGAGTTAAAGGCGAATTCTCTCGTGGTGAAGTTACCCAAGTCACAGACAGCAAAGGCAAGGTAGTGGCGCGTGGTATCGCTAGCTACTCAAGCCAAGACCTAGCAAAAATAGCAGGCAAGCACAGTAAAGATATTGGCGACATTCTTGGTTACGATTACGGGTCAGAAGTCATTCACCGTGACGACCTGGTTGTAATCCAAGAATAG
- the crl gene encoding sigma factor-binding protein Crl, giving the protein MSEVTQEPTHYRLLNVLKAIGPYLREPQSEEGHYLFDCLSVCVNDKKSPEEREFWGWWLELDKSEEGYSAKYNIGKYNIEGNWDSLSLPKKAVAEVSRTQEAFHQKLVDELQSKFEISIQLDEESVEFV; this is encoded by the coding sequence ATGTCAGAAGTGACACAAGAACCAACGCATTATCGCTTGTTAAACGTTTTAAAGGCCATTGGTCCTTATTTGAGGGAGCCGCAATCAGAAGAAGGCCACTATCTTTTTGATTGCTTGTCTGTGTGTGTGAACGATAAAAAATCACCAGAAGAACGTGAGTTTTGGGGCTGGTGGTTGGAATTGGATAAGTCGGAAGAGGGATATTCGGCGAAGTACAACATCGGTAAATACAACATTGAAGGCAACTGGGATTCTTTATCATTGCCTAAAAAGGCGGTCGCTGAGGTGTCTCGAACTCAAGAAGCCTTCCACCAAAAACTGGTTGATGAACTTCAAAGTAAGTTTGAAATCAGTATCCAATTAGACGAAGAGTCTGTCGAATTCGTCTGA
- the frsA gene encoding esterase FrsA, with protein sequence MSESEETSSNLSETLFVKHKQAKETSMLTQYMPSSEALLDEKREQQNLSWYRNLRRLQWVWQGVNPIEQEAVLSRIASSDNSRTTDEWLDTVMGYRSGNWAYEWTKLGMQHQNRSNEKSGEEMAEELFSASLCFSIAGYPHLKNDNLAAQAQVLANAAYSEAIKHTKLIVKQIEVPYQNKKIKANLHLAKTDKPQPVVIVSAGLDSLQTDMWRLFRDYLAPKNIAMLTVDMPSIGHSSHWPLTEDSSCLHQAVLNELPNIPWVDHHKVGLFGFRFGGNAMVRLSFVEQQKIKACISLGAPIHDIFVHADKLKQMPKMHLDVLASRLGKGAVDINSLSGQLMAWSLKVQGLLSNSKTRVPILALALEGDPVSPPMDNQLVAIYSDYGKAKKIKAKSITQGYEQSLELAIKWLEDELFR encoded by the coding sequence ATGTCTGAATCAGAAGAAACGAGCTCGAACCTTTCGGAAACCTTGTTTGTAAAGCACAAGCAGGCCAAAGAGACCTCAATGTTGACGCAATACATGCCAAGCTCTGAAGCGTTATTGGATGAGAAGCGTGAGCAGCAAAACTTATCTTGGTATCGAAATCTAAGACGTCTTCAGTGGGTATGGCAAGGCGTTAACCCAATTGAGCAAGAGGCGGTATTGTCGCGAATCGCATCGTCAGACAACTCACGCACAACCGATGAGTGGTTGGATACCGTGATGGGCTACCGCAGCGGCAACTGGGCATACGAGTGGACCAAGTTAGGTATGCAACACCAGAACCGTTCTAATGAAAAGAGCGGTGAAGAGATGGCTGAAGAGTTGTTCTCGGCGTCTTTGTGTTTCAGCATTGCGGGCTACCCACATCTTAAGAACGATAACTTGGCGGCTCAGGCTCAGGTATTGGCGAACGCGGCCTATTCGGAGGCGATTAAGCATACCAAGCTGATCGTTAAGCAGATTGAAGTGCCGTATCAAAACAAGAAGATCAAAGCGAATTTGCATCTAGCGAAAACAGATAAGCCTCAACCGGTTGTTATCGTGAGTGCGGGTTTGGATAGCTTACAAACAGACATGTGGCGTTTGTTTAGGGATTACTTAGCGCCTAAGAACATCGCGATGCTGACGGTAGACATGCCATCGATTGGTCACAGTTCTCATTGGCCGTTAACGGAAGATTCTTCGTGCTTGCACCAAGCGGTATTGAACGAACTGCCAAACATCCCTTGGGTAGATCATCACAAGGTGGGCTTATTTGGCTTCCGCTTTGGTGGTAATGCCATGGTGAGATTGTCGTTCGTTGAACAACAGAAGATCAAAGCGTGTATCTCTCTTGGTGCGCCTATCCACGATATCTTTGTTCATGCCGATAAACTTAAGCAGATGCCGAAGATGCACTTAGACGTGCTAGCTTCTCGCCTGGGTAAAGGTGCGGTGGATATCAACAGTCTTTCTGGGCAGTTGATGGCGTGGTCACTTAAGGTACAAGGGCTGCTGTCGAACAGCAAAACCCGAGTTCCTATCTTGGCATTAGCCTTAGAAGGGGACCCAGTATCACCGCCAATGGATAATCAACTGGTTGCTATTTACAGTGATTACGGTAAAGCGAAGAAAATCAAAGCTAAATCAATTACACAAGGTTATGAGCAATCCCTCGAATTGGCGATAAAGTGGCTTGAGGATGAATTATTTAGATGA
- the tet(34) gene encoding oxytetracycline resistance phosphoribosyltransferase domain-containing protein Tet(34) gives MSNKFVITWDNMQTYCRQLAEKQMPAEQWKGIWAVSRGGLVPGAILARELGIRHVDTICISSYDHDHQRDMTVVKAPEGDGEGFLIVEDLVDSGDTARKLREMYPKAKLIAVCAKPSGAHLLDEYIVDIAQDTWIEQPWDTSLSYVEPVNRKSK, from the coding sequence ATGAGCAACAAATTCGTTATCACTTGGGACAACATGCAGACTTACTGCCGTCAACTAGCTGAAAAGCAAATGCCAGCAGAGCAGTGGAAAGGCATCTGGGCGGTAAGCCGTGGTGGTTTGGTTCCTGGTGCAATCTTGGCTCGTGAGCTAGGTATTCGTCACGTAGATACGATTTGTATTTCTAGCTACGACCACGATCACCAACGTGATATGACAGTAGTTAAAGCACCTGAAGGTGACGGCGAAGGCTTCCTAATCGTTGAAGACCTAGTGGACAGTGGTGACACTGCACGCAAGCTTCGCGAAATGTACCCGAAAGCGAAACTGATCGCAGTATGTGCAAAACCATCTGGCGCACACCTACTAGACGAGTACATCGTAGATATCGCTCAAGATACATGGATTGAGCAACCTTGGGATACAAGCCTAAGCTACGTTGAGCCAGTAAATCGCAAGTCAAAATAA
- a CDS encoding NCS2 family permease → MFEKLFKLSENGTNVRTEIIAGLTTFLTMAYIIFVNPMILADAGMDHGAVFVATCLAAAIGCFIMGFVANYPIAQAPGMGLNAFFTYAVVMGMGYTWQVALAAVFVSGVIFIFLSIFKIREWIINSIPMSLRVGISAGIGLFLAFIALSNAGIVVSNPATKVSLGDITAIAPILGSLGFFLTIALVHRGVKGAVMIAILAITALGIIIGDVQYGGIMSTPPSLAPTFMQLDFSAVFEIGMISVVFAFLFVDLFDTAGTLVGVATKANLIKEDGKLPRLNKALLADSTATSIGALLGTSNTTSYVESVAGVAEGGRTGLTAVVVGILFLLALFFSPLAGMIPAYATSGALFYVAILMMSGLVGIDWRDLTEAAPVVVTCLLMPLTYSIAEGISLGFIAYAAIKLLSGKGRDVSPAVWVMSAIFILKYIFA, encoded by the coding sequence ATGTTCGAAAAGCTATTCAAACTCAGTGAAAACGGCACCAATGTGCGCACTGAAATCATCGCAGGTCTAACAACCTTCCTAACAATGGCTTACATCATTTTTGTAAACCCAATGATTCTAGCTGATGCTGGTATGGACCATGGCGCTGTATTTGTAGCAACCTGTTTAGCGGCTGCTATCGGCTGTTTCATCATGGGCTTTGTTGCTAACTACCCAATCGCTCAAGCACCAGGTATGGGTTTGAACGCATTCTTTACCTACGCAGTGGTTATGGGTATGGGGTATACGTGGCAAGTTGCTCTGGCAGCGGTTTTCGTATCAGGCGTAATCTTCATTTTCTTAAGTATCTTTAAGATCCGTGAATGGATTATCAACTCGATTCCTATGTCTCTACGTGTTGGTATCTCTGCGGGTATCGGTCTTTTCCTAGCGTTTATTGCACTGAGCAATGCAGGCATCGTGGTTTCTAACCCTGCAACTAAAGTCTCTCTGGGCGATATTACTGCGATTGCTCCTATCCTAGGTTCATTAGGCTTCTTCCTTACGATTGCTCTTGTTCACCGTGGTGTGAAAGGCGCAGTAATGATTGCGATTCTAGCAATCACGGCTCTTGGTATTATTATTGGTGACGTTCAATACGGCGGCATCATGTCTACTCCACCAAGCCTAGCTCCTACCTTCATGCAGCTTGATTTCTCTGCTGTATTTGAAATCGGTATGATTTCAGTAGTATTCGCATTCTTGTTCGTCGATTTGTTCGATACTGCGGGTACGCTAGTGGGTGTTGCAACGAAAGCAAACCTAATCAAAGAAGACGGTAAACTACCTCGTCTAAACAAAGCACTGCTTGCTGATTCTACAGCAACGTCTATTGGTGCATTGCTAGGTACATCAAACACAACTTCTTATGTTGAGAGTGTTGCAGGTGTCGCTGAAGGTGGTCGTACAGGTCTAACAGCGGTTGTTGTTGGTATCTTATTCCTATTGGCTCTTTTCTTCTCGCCACTTGCAGGTATGATTCCGGCTTACGCAACATCAGGCGCGCTTTTCTATGTAGCAATTCTGATGATGTCTGGCCTAGTTGGCATTGATTGGCGTGATCTTACGGAAGCTGCACCAGTCGTGGTAACATGTCTGCTAATGCCGCTGACGTACTCTATCGCTGAGGGTATCTCACTAGGTTTCATCGCTTACGCTGCAATTAAGCTGCTAAGTGGTAAAGGTCGCGACGTTTCACCTGCTGTGTGGGTAATGTCGGCTATCTTTATTCTTAAATACATTTTCGCTTAA
- a CDS encoding aminoacyl-histidine dipeptidase: protein MSEFHSEISKLSPAPIWQFFDKICSIPHPSKHEEELAQYIIAWATEQGLDVRRDPTGNVFIKKPATPGMENKKGVVLQAHIDMVPQKNEDTVHDFAKDPIQPYIDGEWVTAKGTTLGADNGMGMASCLAVLASNEIKHGPIEVLLTVDEEAGMTGAFGLEAGWLEGDILLNTDSEQEGEVYMGCAGGIDGAMTFDVARNAIPADFVTRKLTLKGLKGGHSGCDIHTGRANANKLLARFLAGHAKELDLRIVEFKGGSLRNAIPREGFVTVAVPAANQEKLASLYNYYTELLSTELGKVEDSIVTFNEEASVKMGALAAADQARFIAALNAAPNGVIRMSDEIEGVVETSLNVGVITTEENSITVLCLIRSLIDSGRKQVEGMLNSVAELAGANIAFSGAYPGWKPDADSEIMHIFRDMYEGIYGHKPNIMVIHAGLECGLFKEPYPNMDMVSFGPTIKFPHSPDEKVKIDTVELFWNQMVALLEAIPEKA from the coding sequence GTGTCTGAATTCCATTCTGAGATCAGTAAATTATCCCCTGCCCCTATTTGGCAGTTCTTCGATAAGATTTGCTCAATCCCACACCCTTCAAAGCATGAAGAAGAGCTTGCTCAATACATTATTGCTTGGGCAACAGAGCAAGGCCTAGATGTACGTCGTGACCCAACGGGCAACGTATTCATCAAGAAGCCAGCAACGCCGGGTATGGAAAACAAAAAAGGTGTGGTGCTACAAGCTCACATCGATATGGTTCCACAAAAGAACGAAGACACCGTTCATGACTTCGCTAAAGATCCAATCCAACCATACATCGATGGTGAGTGGGTTACAGCAAAAGGCACAACGCTTGGTGCTGATAACGGCATGGGCATGGCTTCTTGTTTGGCAGTTCTTGCTTCAAACGAAATCAAGCACGGCCCTATCGAAGTTCTACTAACAGTAGACGAAGAAGCAGGCATGACAGGTGCTTTCGGTCTTGAAGCAGGTTGGTTAGAAGGTGACATTCTTCTTAACACCGATTCTGAGCAAGAAGGCGAAGTGTACATGGGTTGTGCTGGCGGTATCGACGGCGCAATGACATTTGATGTGGCACGTAACGCAATTCCTGCTGACTTCGTAACACGTAAGCTAACGCTAAAAGGCCTTAAAGGCGGTCACTCTGGTTGTGACATCCACACTGGTCGTGCAAACGCGAACAAACTGCTTGCTCGCTTCCTAGCGGGTCACGCGAAAGAGCTAGACCTACGCATCGTAGAATTCAAAGGTGGTAGCCTTCGTAACGCGATTCCTCGTGAAGGCTTCGTAACAGTTGCAGTACCTGCTGCAAACCAAGAGAAACTGGCTTCGCTATACAACTACTACACAGAGCTTCTTTCAACAGAGCTAGGTAAAGTAGAAGACAGCATTGTTACGTTCAACGAAGAAGCTTCGGTTAAAATGGGCGCTCTGGCTGCAGCTGACCAAGCTCGCTTTATCGCTGCACTAAACGCGGCGCCAAACGGCGTGATTCGTATGAGTGACGAGATCGAAGGTGTTGTTGAAACGTCTCTAAACGTTGGTGTTATCACTACAGAAGAGAACTCAATCACTGTACTTTGCCTGATTCGTTCTCTGATCGACTCTGGTCGTAAGCAAGTTGAAGGCATGCTGAACTCTGTTGCTGAACTAGCAGGCGCGAACATCGCGTTCTCTGGCGCTTACCCAGGTTGGAAGCCAGACGCTGATTCAGAAATCATGCACATCTTCCGCGACATGTACGAAGGTATCTACGGTCACAAGCCAAACATCATGGTTATCCATGCTGGTCTTGAGTGCGGTCTATTCAAAGAACCTTACCCGAACATGGATATGGTTTCTTTCGGCCCAACGATCAAGTTCCCTCACTCTCCAGATGAGAAAGTGAAGATCGACACCGTTGAGCTATTCTGGAACCAAATGGTTGCACTGCTTGAAGCAATCCCAGAAAAAGCTTAA
- a CDS encoding DUF3332 domain-containing protein has translation MKKTISKVVALAVVSVALSGCVGSNAVTGYLMKFNIKAVDNRYARGGLNMLLAPVYGLTVAADYLVFNSLEFWTGSNPLTGSPHIFDTKTDTYLDINHQLDPSLTEAPVGPITSADVIEKGQMQQIDENTIQMDITYQSGERATLIGVRDGEMVTYFIDGEVVAQTSIDELESYAASRA, from the coding sequence ATGAAAAAAACAATTTCAAAAGTCGTTGCACTGGCGGTGGTTTCTGTCGCTTTATCTGGCTGTGTTGGTAGTAACGCAGTAACGGGTTACCTAATGAAGTTCAACATTAAGGCTGTTGATAACCGTTACGCACGTGGTGGCTTGAACATGCTACTTGCACCTGTTTACGGCCTAACGGTTGCTGCTGATTACCTGGTATTCAACTCACTAGAGTTCTGGACTGGTAGCAACCCACTGACTGGTTCTCCACACATCTTTGATACAAAGACTGACACTTACCTAGACATCAACCATCAGTTGGATCCGTCTTTAACGGAAGCGCCTGTTGGTCCTATCACGAGTGCAGATGTGATCGAGAAAGGTCAAATGCAGCAGATTGATGAAAACACGATCCAAATGGACATTACTTACCAATCTGGTGAGCGAGCGACGCTAATCGGTGTTCGCGATGGCGAGATGGTGACCTACTTCATCGATGGCGAAGTGGTTGCACAAACTTCAATTGATGAGCTAGAAAGCTACGCGGCTTCACGCGCTTAA
- a CDS encoding succinylglutamate desuccinylase/aspartoacylase family protein: protein MARLKPNQPFELLGYTVQPGQRMEIELQAAQLYTHSPLSIPIEIIHGRQAGPTLMVNAAIHGDELNGVEIARQLTNAIDPKKLKGTLIVVPIVNVFGFIHKSRYLPDRRDLNRCFPGSEKGSLTSRIAYTFFENVAKHCDYILDLHTGAIHRTNLPQIRANLSNPETMRIAKAFATPVIIDSPLRDGSLRSEAEKLGIPVLTYEGGEALRFDHLAIRAGYLGIHQVMKEIGMLRPNRKKLPEPVLSKSTSWIRAESDGILRNMVRLGEQVEAGQTLAYISSPLGHQEGQVITTKGGIVIGQQTLPLVNEGDAVFHIAYFKQDDEEVGQSVESYIEEVAEDDWLTALNN, encoded by the coding sequence ATGGCAAGACTAAAACCTAATCAACCATTCGAATTACTTGGTTATACTGTTCAGCCAGGACAACGAATGGAGATTGAACTGCAAGCAGCTCAGCTTTACACGCACTCTCCACTTTCGATCCCGATTGAAATCATTCACGGTCGCCAAGCGGGCCCAACACTGATGGTAAACGCGGCGATCCACGGCGACGAGCTAAACGGTGTTGAGATTGCTCGACAACTGACGAACGCTATCGATCCAAAGAAACTGAAAGGTACTTTGATTGTCGTGCCTATCGTTAACGTGTTCGGCTTCATCCATAAGTCTCGTTACCTACCAGACCGTCGCGACCTAAACCGTTGCTTCCCAGGTAGTGAGAAAGGATCACTAACATCGCGTATCGCTTACACTTTCTTCGAGAACGTGGCGAAGCACTGTGATTACATCTTGGATCTACACACGGGTGCGATTCACCGTACCAATCTGCCACAGATTCGTGCAAACCTATCGAACCCAGAAACAATGCGCATCGCGAAAGCATTCGCAACACCAGTGATCATTGATTCTCCACTGCGTGACGGTTCACTGCGTAGCGAAGCAGAAAAACTTGGTATTCCTGTATTAACTTACGAAGGTGGTGAAGCGCTGCGTTTCGATCATCTAGCGATTCGTGCTGGCTACTTGGGTATTCACCAAGTAATGAAAGAAATCGGCATGCTGCGCCCGAACCGTAAGAAGTTGCCAGAACCAGTATTGAGTAAATCAACCAGCTGGATCCGTGCGGAATCAGACGGCATCTTGCGTAATATGGTAAGACTGGGCGAACAAGTTGAAGCAGGACAAACTCTGGCTTACATCAGTTCTCCGCTAGGTCACCAAGAAGGGCAAGTGATCACAACCAAAGGTGGTATCGTGATTGGTCAGCAGACTCTGCCTTTGGTAAACGAAGGTGATGCTGTGTTCCACATCGCTTACTTCAAACAAGACGATGAAGAAGTGGGACAATCAGTAGAAAGCTACATTGAAGAAGTAGCAGAAGACGATTGGCTAACTGCGCTAAACAACTGA
- a CDS encoding DUF3622 domain-containing protein, with the protein MSKNKKFDIRLTEKRNGWCAEITRQVTSRSTTVSKRESGFETEALAQEWAEKELASFIANQAERNERKSEQRKERDELRHTKELKAEQAREARAKARAEEQEDAE; encoded by the coding sequence ATGTCTAAGAACAAAAAATTTGATATCCGCCTTACAGAAAAACGCAACGGTTGGTGTGCAGAGATTACTCGTCAAGTAACGTCTCGCAGCACAACAGTATCTAAGCGTGAGTCTGGTTTCGAAACTGAAGCTCTTGCACAAGAGTGGGCAGAGAAAGAGCTAGCATCTTTCATCGCAAACCAAGCTGAACGTAACGAGCGTAAATCAGAACAGCGTAAAGAGCGTGACGAACTACGTCACACTAAAGAGCTTAAAGCTGAGCAAGCACGTGAAGCACGCGCTAAAGCTCGTGCAGAAGAGCAAGAAGACGCTGAGTAA